A genomic window from Micromonospora sp. WMMA1947 includes:
- a CDS encoding OsmC family protein — protein MPIRTASARWQGNLTEGSGTVRTGKGGLSGNYSFKSRFEEGEGTNPEELIGAAHAGCFSMALSKQLADAGAQETAVETTAKVHFDKTDAGMTVTRIDLETVGQVPGIDQAEFTKLAEAAKENCPISRLLSPGAQITLNARLA, from the coding sequence GTACCGCATCCGCTCGCTGGCAGGGCAACCTCACCGAGGGGTCCGGCACCGTCCGCACCGGCAAGGGCGGCCTGTCCGGCAACTACTCCTTCAAGTCGCGCTTCGAGGAGGGCGAGGGGACCAACCCCGAGGAGCTGATCGGCGCCGCGCACGCCGGCTGCTTCTCGATGGCGCTCTCCAAGCAGCTCGCCGACGCCGGCGCCCAGGAGACCGCGGTGGAGACCACCGCCAAGGTGCACTTCGACAAGACCGACGCCGGCATGACCGTGACCCGCATCGACCTGGAGACCGTGGGTCAGGTTCCGGGCATCGACCAGGCCGAGTTCACCAAGCTCGCCGAGGCGGCCAAGGAGAACTGCCCGATCTCCCGGCTGCTGTCGCCGGGCGCGCAGATCACGCTGAACGCCCGTCTGGCCTGA
- a CDS encoding metallopeptidase family protein, giving the protein MEMSRDRFEELVGEALDEVPEELLGLMSNVVILVEDDPPPGEDLLGLYEGHSLTSRGWDYSGVLPDRILIYRNPILAICDTDDDVVDEVAITVVHEIAHHFGIDDERLHALGWG; this is encoded by the coding sequence GTGGAGATGAGCCGGGACCGGTTCGAGGAACTGGTCGGCGAGGCACTCGACGAGGTGCCCGAGGAACTGCTCGGGTTGATGAGCAACGTGGTCATCCTGGTGGAGGACGACCCGCCGCCGGGTGAGGACCTGCTCGGCCTGTACGAGGGGCACTCGCTCACCTCGCGCGGCTGGGACTACTCCGGCGTGCTGCCCGACCGCATCCTGATCTACCGCAACCCGATCCTGGCGATCTGCGACACCGACGACGACGTCGTCGACGAGGTCGCGATCACCGTGGTGCACGAGATCGCCCACCACTTCGGCATCGACGACGAGCGCCTGCACGCCCTGGGCTGGGGCTGA